TTTTTTGGTCCAAATACTTGCTGGTTTTAGTTCAGAAAAAATGAGTAAATGCTGTTTAGTGAAGAATTAAGTGTAGAGTTACTTGTTGTAATGGTGCAGAATTTTTGAATGGTTCAATAGATAGAAATGAGTTTGGTGCAGTAGTATACTTTTTCTGGATAAAGAAAATTCTGGTGTTGTTTACATAGTGAAGATGAGAGGGCTGAACGGAGGAGTTTAATATGGTGGAGCTTTGAAAAGAAGAATTAACGTGTAGTATTTCCTCTGTTAGCTGACAATTGCTTCTAGGCTTTGGCTCTGTTTTGGAATGTGCATCTTGTTTGTTAACTATTTTACGATCAGAGTTCCATTATTGTTTGAGGTTTGTTCTTTTGTTCTAATTTTTACCTGATCATTACCTTTTCCTTAATCTTCTTCAGGTCTagtcctctttctctctcttcctagTCAATAATATTGTGCTCTCTAAAGGAGTAGTTTTCAATCACAAACCCACGTATTTTTATTAGCTTCATCGTTCATCTCATTAGAAACTTTGCCTTGAAGTTTTCTCTCCATGATTTTCAACTTTAAGAAATCTACAGTCAAAGCAGTTAAACTCTCCTATAAATACAAGGTCCAGAGTCTTCCCTTCTTGAACTTCCAGAGGTACAGTTATGTGAATGTGTATATGAAATGGAAAAAGGATTCATACTTTGACTCAATTGAGCACATCCATGAGTCCATTCAGCTCAAGCCTATCATTGCCCTGAAAAACTGCATTGTCCGGGATCCCAATGGGTGCATTCCTATCTCCACAGTGTCAAAGAGGGGGTTAGAGTTAGATGTGCCCATGAAGGTTGCAAGATTTCTGAGGCAATATCCGTCCATCTTTGAGGAGTTTACTGGTCCCAAATACAATCTTCCTTGGTTCAGGTTGACACCGGAAGCTGCTGAGATTGACAAGGATGAGAAGAGAGTATATGAAGAATGCAGAGTGGAGTTAAAGGCcaggttgaagaagatgataTTGATGACCAGAGAGAATGTGCTACCTTTGAAGATAATTCAAGGGATGCAGTGGTATTTGGGGTTGCCTAATGATTTTCTGCAGTACCCTGAGCAAAATCTTGATGAATCTTTCAAGTTTGTAGAGATGGAAGATGGATTGAAAGGGTTGACTCTTGACAGTGGAGAAAAGATTTATTCTGCAATGGAGAAAAATGCCATGAAAAGAGGTTTGTACACTGGGGGTCCAAtggaagccattgaatttccACTTTACCCATCAAAGGGTTTACGGTTGAGgacaaaaattgaaaactgGTTACATGAATTTCAGAAGCTTCCTTATATTTCACCTTATGATGATATTCCAAGCTTCGATCGAAATAGTGACATAGTTGAGAAAAGACTTGTAGGAGTTCTTCATGAACTACTTTCCCTTTTTGTTGAGCATTCAGCCGAGAGGAAGAAGTTGTTTTGCCTCAAGAAGTATTTTGGTTTGCCACAGAAAGTGCATAAAGCGTTTGAGCGACATCCCCATATGTTTTATCTATCTTTCAGGAACAAAACCTGTACAGTCATTCTAAAGGAAGCTTACAGAAGTAACTCGGCTATTGAGAAGCATCCTCTATTGAGGGTAAGGAAGAAGTACATCAAGTTGATGAAGGAATCAGAAGTGATTTTAAGGAACAGGAGGGTGAAGAATCgattttataattgtaatgCAGAATTGGATTTAGATTCAAATAATCTAAATGAAAGGGGACATGATATGACAAGTTGCTCTTTGGAACAGGTTATGTGAAGATTTATACAAGCAGACTTGAGGTAAACATGAAATtcctcaattttctttttcttgctttttaacAGCCGCCAAAAGCCTTCTTCCTATGAGAAAGCGTTTCTTTTTCACACCCCTTTCGTAATCCTCCCAATCTACCTACACACACCAAACAAAGTTCCTACAATTGCATGTGTCTCACTGATTCTATCAAGCAACCAACGTATATCGATCGTCTATGCTCCAAAACATGTCACACGAACACCCTTCTTCCTCATACTTGAACACCAAGCTCTTGTTCCGCTATTAGGAACAGAAAAAGCGTGTGCAGCAGCATCGTTGGGCCAATAATCGGGGACAACTACCAAGGCCATTTAACTGACAGTCCGACGAGCCAATGGTGGAGCATATGGTAGCAGCAGCTACTGTAGCACATGCACTTCATCTTCTGAATTACCTACCATATCCAATCACCATACTGTTACTCACACCCTCCTCACATTGATAAATATTTCATGGGGCATTATAAATTACGAATCacatacttttaattttttttaaaaacggCTGGGGTGAAATTTTATGGAAGTTGTCACGGTGAAGTTTACACTTTAGAGAGAAAGTGGGTTTGGTATGAGTTAGGTTCTTGTGTTCGTTGTGCTTTCCGGATCGGTTCCATTCACTGGCCCAATTAAGCTTGCTGCTCAGATATCAGAAATTGTAGTGTCATTGTCATGAGACTAATCATAGATTATTCACTGAGGTTTCACACACATTAAGAGTCATAGACATCGTTTATCTTAAACCACCTGTAAATTCCTATAACTTTTCTCCTCATTATCAGCACACAAGCTTATTCCTCTGTTGGAAACCGAATTAAAACGGTCTGATCTCATGGTTATTCTCTAACATTATATTTCTCTATGTAATGTTTTCATTTCTTGCTCATTTCATGCGTTGTTTGGTCACAGTTAATAGTGACTAATATAAGTAGTTTATAGATGTATCGAAGTGGTGGTTGTGTAATTGCTCatacttctttctcttttctcctttctGTCCATCCCAAAATTGAATGTGTATGAAATTAATATTCCAAAATTATAGAGAAGTGAATCGTGATTCATGATAGTTGTAGAAGTAATCagtttacttatttattattactatattataaaataatggttTGTAAATGAAAAAGAGATTAATGTATAATAACATCAATCTTCATCATATATCATGATAAAGACAACTATGATCGGTCTCATGTAAACCGTTTGCTGTGAGTAATGGCAATATGCGATgattaaaagttgttttaatgTTCATGTCAAATCAAatccatttttatttgttttgagtACCCTGCTTACTGCATGACGTCGACCGTTAATTAGGTGTaagatttttctaattaaagtGTGATAACTTTTGATTTACTACAATCATAgtaataatctttttattaaacttGTGAAGTCACCATTATACTTACTATATTAACAGGTTTATACCCTGGATGGAGTTGGTGCGATTGggtttgattttttgtttatattttttaatttgaaaacaaaaactatcgAAGAGATTCTATCAAAGTATTTGATTAACCTTTTGAGCGATATGATCgcaatttgttatttttatgtcacTTAACATTTTTTGAACGTAAGTATagatttaaaatcaataatatgttatttttattcctAAACTTATAACAGTACTGTTCGAATAGACTATggatttaaagaaattttataaaaggtcTTTAGAAATGTATTTACCATGTAcagtgatataaaattatatgtgtatcaactaacatatatatatatatatatatatatatatatatatatatatatatgtatgtatttacCATGTACAATAATccgaaaattatattttagaatatttactTCAGAATAAAAGAGCGTGAGCCAAATTTTTGAAAGgcatagaaaattaaaaagaattcaaaTCCTCTTCGATACATTCAGTTTCTTTATATGTTAAAATgcaaaaatatgatatttttaccTCATTCTGAgttttaaaatgcaaaaattaaaaaaaaagaacatgcaGAGATAATACCAcgttatataatttgaatttatacatataattaatCACAATTTAATTTCTGTATATTGTTAAaacataacattaaaatatttaacttggTTATACATTTTTACTTTCGCTATATTCTTTTTGCCAATAtcttatttgtaataaaataataggtaaatattaatttaataaaagtataataggGAAATAGACATAGGTATAGTTCtagttacaattttatttagaaatgaaTACAGTTTGAACCAATGCATGTTGAAGAAGAATAgagattctgatttttgttTATCACTGAATGGATTGTTTCGATCactataatttaatgtttaaaaatttaaaaccaagGATCCCGACCAGTTAATGAAGTTGTGTGAGAATAGCAGGATTTTAACATTCAGATAACTATAAATATGCATgactttattataatttgattaatctTAAGTTAAGTCATGTGTGATCCATACAGTTTCATTATTTACATAGAaagctaaaataattttactttcataAGTAAGAAGTTGTATTATTGCATTAAACTTTTTTCAATATGAAATCGTACGATTTTtcaatatgtaatttattttaaaataaaactgtccatttaaataattgttgaGGATGAATTTGCACCATATAGAATTTAGATAGCATAATATATTGCACACAACATACAATATTatctcataatttttataagaagcatttgatattaaattgcaTGTAAAATGCTGTTTATATAACCAACTTATAAAGGGG
Above is a genomic segment from Vigna radiata var. radiata cultivar VC1973A chromosome 10, Vradiata_ver6, whole genome shotgun sequence containing:
- the LOC106774422 gene encoding protein ROOT PRIMORDIUM DEFECTIVE 1, which translates into the protein MIFNFKKSTVKAVKLSYKYKVQSLPFLNFQRYSYVNVYMKWKKDSYFDSIEHIHESIQLKPIIALKNCIVRDPNGCIPISTVSKRGLELDVPMKVARFLRQYPSIFEEFTGPKYNLPWFRLTPEAAEIDKDEKRVYEECRVELKARLKKMILMTRENVLPLKIIQGMQWYLGLPNDFLQYPEQNLDESFKFVEMEDGLKGLTLDSGEKIYSAMEKNAMKRGLYTGGPMEAIEFPLYPSKGLRLRTKIENWLHEFQKLPYISPYDDIPSFDRNSDIVEKRLVGVLHELLSLFVEHSAERKKLFCLKKYFGLPQKVHKAFERHPHMFYLSFRNKTCTVILKEAYRSNSAIEKHPLLRVRKKYIKLMKESEVILRNRRVKNRFYNCNAELDLDSNNLNERGHDMTSCSLEQVM